The region ACGACCGAGTTTAGTAGACGATATCACGATCGGACCAACAtgaccgaagacgacgactttgacgaacaacagcagcagcaacagcaacagcaggagcgcCTGGAATCGCTAAACTTCTTCTGAACGCAAATCCCGGAACCAGCAGcggaccgaaaaaaaacaaatcgtcacgGAACACGGGCGGAACGGCATCACTAGAGAGAGCGAATCTGCTTGGGCGTGTGATGTGCTTGCTTTGATTGAGTGGAGAGCCTGAGTCGTCCTGGTGCGAACCGCAAATTGTGGCCCAGGCCCGCAGTGACCAACAAAGTGGGGCTGTGTCCGCGAAGAAGCGGAGGAATTGTGGTGTACCACTGTGCAAAATATAATCCGTCGCGGGGCCATCGCGAAGCCATCTGGCAAATTGGTGTGTGTTTCCGAGTGAGATGCACAATCGTGCGTggccaaaccaccaaccgagtgCGACCTTGATGATGGGCGTGAAAAGCACCGTCGTGTATGGCGCTTCATAAGTGGCGCCGGAGgcagcggacgacgacgacgacgaggacgataaAAAGAAATCGACAACCGTATTCACGGCTACGGGGCGTGCTAGCGAACGGGGTGAACAAGTCTCGCATCCGGATCGTAAATTGGCAAACAGAACAGTGGTGGCGTCCCGAAACGAACAACCGCAGCATCCCAGTTTCAGTGCCCATCGCTAGAGCCAGAGGCGATGGTGCATTTGCAAACACGGCGCGGATTCCGGCAAACAGGAGAGCAGGAGCGGTTGAGGACGGTGGTATAGTGCAAAGGGTGGACAAGTAGAGtgtccagagagagagagagagagagagagagagagagagagagagagagagagagagagagagagagagagagagacatcgAAAGGTGCATCCGAGTCGCCAATCCAACCCTCTCCTGTGCTCCTCTGCAGAACAAATCTGTTGTTGGCTCAATTATGCGGTTTGTGTTTAATTGAAGTTTAACGAAAGGGAACCCACCTCCTGCTGCGTGCGAAGCGGAGAACGAAAATCGACGACCAGAGCGAGAAACAGAGGAGAATCCGAgcgccaagagagagagagagagagagagaaaacgagtATTTCCGGCTTCCTAAGCTCGTCCGGCGACATActtccggacggacggatgggcaggcgagcgaacgagcgggcggactgactgactgactggcgcggctggctggctggttggttgactgCCTCACCATCGAAGAGACCCTAGCATAGAGAGTCATAGCAACCGTCGTGTGACGACAAAAAGGCGACAACACCACACGCAGGCACACGAGCTGCCTACTAAGCGTGAAGTGCACTAGCATACACTCATACACAGGCGGTCGCGGTccggggttgttgttgttgttgttggaaccATCCGGCCAACTCCTCTTCTGCCCCGGaaaggtggtgctggcggacgTGGGTGTGGCGTTCGACAAGTGAGTCGTGCGTTATTAGAGGTAACAGGCATGAATCATCGGACAAGAGCGAGCGCGCTTTATCACAGCACTTCATAGTGGTGTGGACCCGATCCATTCAGtacgtgctgctgccactcctTCGACGCGCCGTGGCCTGCAGGCAGGTGCAGATGCACACACCCCGTTCCCAGTTCCAGAGGCACACAGAGACGGGCGACAAAAGGTACCAAAGAATAATGTTTACGCCCATGGgtgcgtctgtgtctgtgtttagATCATAAAAGTGAATATTAGCAAAGGTGCATCCTGCCACAGTGGAACCCCCAGGCAGCAGTGTCGCGACTGGAAAGCAAATCAGGGTAGTGTCCCGGTAGTCGACGTTGTCGTCGAAGTCGGTTCGACAATCGCAATTATCGACCAGCAAAGTGtgtgaacgagcgagcgagcggcgcGTTAGAGAAGAACGTAGAACGAGCGGCGCCCTGGATTACCAGGAGATAGCGGTGGACAGACAGAGGGCGGCTATATGGTGATTAGCTtattggtggtggcggctgcggcgacagcagcagttcgttcGTAATCAACTGTTTGAagctcacgacgacgacgacggccaagGTGGCAGTTGACCGGCATAGCGGCAGCGGCACTGATTGGCGGCGACCCATTAGAGAACGAGCGACCCAACCATTAGAAGGGAACCCCTCGTGGGACTTCGGGAAGTGGTCGAACGTCGGCGGTATAGCGTGTGAGCGATAAGAACCTGACGCGACGCACACAAGGAAGGGAGAACACGCTGGAGGGCTGGAGGAAACGGTGGAACATGACCACGGCGACAATGGAAATGGTAACGACagccaccgcaaccgcaacgacTACGATGACGCCCGGGACAGGCAATTCCAGCTCCAGTACGGTGGTgaccagcagcggtggtggtggtgcagcatcaacagcagcagcagcagcagcaggagcctcgggtggtggtggtggatacaGTAGCCTAGAGGAGATGATGCGGAACCAAGCAGTATCAGCTGGCCAAACGATGCTCGACTATGGCAATCTGTCCGGCGTTAGTCCACTGTTGCTGGACGAGCTGGATGGAACGAACATCGGGAACATCACGACCGTTTCGCAGCACAGCAACGATTCGATCGAGCGTATTGCCGGTGGTGTGGGATCCCAGCTGTCGGGGGGCGCCGGATCGGGCCATGGATCGCAGCAGGCACATTCGCACCAGAAGGGCCACTCGCGAGGTAGCAGCGCACCGTTGGCGTACGATCGGATCACGACCAAGATCGCCTGCACGAAGGAGGCGATCCGGAAGGAGCAGGAAACGCGGGATGCCAACGTGAACGAGTATCTGAAGCTGGCCGCCAACGCggacaagcagcagctggcccgCATCAAGGCAGTGTtcgagaagaagaaccagAAGAGCGCGAACGCCATCTCGCATCTGCAGAAGAAGCTTGAGTCGTACAACAAGCGCTACAAGGATCTTCAACAGACGCaacagaaacagcaacaacaacaacaacaacaggcacagcagcagcaacaggcacagcagcaacagcagcaagtgcaacagcagctggcggCAGTGGCCGCTCAGCAGGAAGCAAATGCCAGCAATATGCATCATCCAGCACAACACAATATAACCggtagcagtggtggtggtggtggtagttccGGTCAGCACCACGGGAGCGGAAGTCAAACACTGCCCTcgaacctgcagcagcatctggcgACTTCGGCGGCCAGCGGTAGCGGTCAGAGTTTTCTGCAGCCTCGCGAAATGCTGCGCGACGTGGGCAAGGGCCTGATGAACGTCGGTGGCAACATACGGCACGGTGTGACCGGCCTGTCGACGACTGTGATATCGAAACCGCGTAAGTTTGCGCATCTCTTCCGTAACAAGTTCGGTAGCGCGGACAACATCAACCAACTGACGGCCACCTGGTACACAGGCAGTGCGACGGCCGATCCGAATGACCTCTCGCTGATGGAGCCCGGGAACGATCAGGGCCAGACGACCACACCGAGCACGCTGCAGCCGGGTCACCATCAttcgcatcatcaccaccattcgcaCCATCCCACCAGCATCAGTGATAGTGAGGGCCGGCGACAGGGGCAGGCACAAACAACGGGGCATGCAAGCGGTggccagcatcgccagcacgGCAAGTACAGCGAGCATGACAGCGAGTGTAGCAGCGTAACGAGCGACAGTATGCCACCCGGATCGGACAAACACCAtcggctcggtggtggtggtggcagtcagcagcagcagcagcagcgctccgGTTGTTGCACCCACCAGAAAGCTCTCGCGGAACTGCGcgatgagcagcagaagctgagGGAACGGTGCGATCGGCTCGAGCTGCTCCCGAAGGATGTCTCGGAGCTGTCGATGGCACTGGAGAACGAACGGTACCGGGCCGATCGGCTGGAGGAGCAGATCAACGATCTGTCCGAGTTGCACCAAAACGAGCGGGAAAACCTGAAGCAAGCGATCGCCGACCTGGAGGAGAAGGTACAGTACCAGAGCGACGAGCGGCTGCGGGATGTGAACGAGATTCTCGAGAACTGCCAGACGCGCATCGCCAAGATGGAGCAGCTGTCCCAACAGCAGTACGTAACGGTCGAGGGTATCTACAACTCGAACGCTCGTGCCGTCGTGGTGAAGCTGATTAACGTCGTGCTGACGGTGCTGCAGGtcatactgctgctggtggcaacgGCCGCCGGGATTATTGTGCCATTTCTGAAGACCCGGTTCCGCGTACTCACGACGCTTCTGTTCCTGCTCACcctgatcgtgatcgtacgCCAGTGGCCGGACGTGCGCGATACCGGTGTGCACTTGATCCGCACCCTACGCAGTCAGGTCATTGCGGATGCGCCCTAGACccttggtgcggtgcggtgtttcGAGGAATACCGTGGCATTCGTTTTGTATAATTAATattataatatataattttgTAGGCAAGGCTCAAGAGATATGCTCACCATACACACGTAacagagacagacaggcaCGCGAGTCCCATGCGATTGGCTTGGCGAAGGATAAACAGCAGGATCATCCCCGAGAATCAAGCGAGAACCGAATTGCTCAAGAACGCAACAGGGAAACTAGGTGAGCCGGAGCCAAAGTTACAGACAAGCGAAGGCGATAACGATCGGAGAGGGAcggagagcgcgcgagcgagagagagaaagagagaaaaatagagaaataGAGCTTGTTAGCGAGCTAGGCCACTTCAGGACATGAATCCATCCACGAATATGACTCCACAAAACCCACGGAACCATCACCAATCGTGCTCGAGGTGGGGGCGGTTACTCGAGAACACAGATGCAGGAGCTAGCTAGTTTTAAGGATTCGGTGGCAGTGCTGCGCGAACCGCCAGAATACGATGATCCCGATTAGTCATCCTTAAAGGTGTAATATGCTGCTTTAATGATTAGTTTTAAAGAGCGATCGAGTGGCGATCAATCCAAGCTACGCTCTCTTCGGGGGAGGTCCCAGCGGTGGTGTGGATTCGGAATTGCTTCATCCCCCCCCACCAGTTGTCGATGTGCAAAGGCGTGGGATTGAGAATGGAAAACAGGCAGAAAGAGCAACGGATAGAGGGTTTGGGTAACAATGAAAGCAATCCGCAAATCCGCGTGTAGTGATACCGTTTTAGCCGTTAGCCATTAGTTTGTTCTAGGCAG is a window of Anopheles aquasalis chromosome 2, idAnoAquaMG_Q_19, whole genome shotgun sequence DNA encoding:
- the LOC126572212 gene encoding transmembrane and coiled-coil domains protein 2; its protein translation is MTTATMEMVTTATATATTTMTPGTGNSSSSTVVTSSGGGGAASTAAAAAAGASGGGGGYSSLEEMMRNQAVSAGQTMLDYGNLSGVSPLLLDELDGTNIGNITTVSQHSNDSIERIAGGVGSQLSGGAGSGHGSQQAHSHQKGHSRGSSAPLAYDRITTKIACTKEAIRKEQETRDANVNEYLKLAANADKQQLARIKAVFEKKNQKSANAISHLQKKLESYNKRYKDLQQTQQKQQQQQQQQAQQQQQAQQQQQQVQQQLAAVAAQQEANASNMHHPAQHNITGSSGGGGGSSGQHHGSGSQTLPSNLQQHLATSAASGSGQSFLQPREMLRDVGKGLMNVGGNIRHGVTGLSTTVISKPRKFAHLFRNKFGSADNINQLTATWYTGSATADPNDLSLMEPGNDQGQTTTPSTLQPGHHHSHHHHHSHHPTSISDSEGRRQGQAQTTGHASGGQHRQHGKYSEHDSECSSVTSDSMPPGSDKHHRLGGGGGSQQQQQQRSGCCTHQKALAELRDEQQKLRERCDRLELLPKDVSELSMALENERYRADRLEEQINDLSELHQNERENLKQAIADLEEKVQYQSDERLRDVNEILENCQTRIAKMEQLSQQQYVTVEGIYNSNARAVVVKLINVVLTVLQVILLLVATAAGIIVPFLKTRFRVLTTLLFLLTLIVIVRQWPDVRDTGVHLIRTLRSQVIADAP